A DNA window from Trichosurus vulpecula isolate mTriVul1 chromosome 2, mTriVul1.pri, whole genome shotgun sequence contains the following coding sequences:
- the LOC118835866 gene encoding alpha-enolase-like isoform X1, whose product MSILKIQAREIFDSRGNPTVEVDLYTEKGLFRAAVPSGASTGIHEALELRDNDKTRYMGKGVSKAVEHINKTIAPTLVSKKVNVVEQEKIDKLMIEMDGTENKSKFGANAILGVSLAVCKAGAAEKGVSLYRHIADLAGNAEVILPVPAFNVINGGSHAGNKLAMQEFMILPVGAANFKEAMRIGAEVYHNLKSVIKQKYGQDATNVGDEGGFAPNILENKEALDLLKSAISKAGYADKVVIGMDVAASEFFRSGKYDLDFKSPDDPSRYISPSELGDLYKSFVKDYPVVSIEDPFDQDDWGAWKDFTATAGIQVVGDDLTVTNPKRIEKAVNEKACNCLLLKVNQIGSVTESLQACKLAQSNGWGVMVSHRSGETEDTFIADLVVGLCTGQIKTGAPCRSERLAKYNQLLRIEEELGSKAKFAGRNFRNPQAK is encoded by the exons atgtctattTTGAAGATCCAAGCAAGAGAGATCTTCGACTCTCGTGGAAACCCCACTGTTGAAGTTGATCTCTACACTGAAAAAG GTCTCTTCCGAGCTGCTGTGCCCAGTGGGGCTTCTACCGGTATCCATGAGGCCCTGGAGCTCCGAGACAATGATAAGACCCGCTACATGGGGAAGG GTGTCTCAAAAGCGGTTGAgcacatcaataaaactattgCCCCGACCCTGGTTAGCAAG AAAGTGAATGTTGTGGAGCAGGAGAAGATCGACAAATTGATGATAGAGATGGACGGCACTGAAAATAAAT CTAAATTTGGTGCAAATGCTATATTGGGAGTGTCTCTGGCTGTTTGTAAGGCCGGAGCTGCTGAGAAGGGTGTCTCCCTGTACCGCCATATTGCTGACCTTGCAGGCAATGCTGAAGTCATCCTTCCAGTTCCA GCCTTCAACGTGATCAACGGTGGCTCCCATGCTGGTAACAAGCTGGCCATGCAGGAGTTCATGATCCTCCCTGTTGGAGCGGCAAACTTTAAGGAGGCCATGCGCATTGGAGCTGAGGTCTACCACAACCTGAAGAGTGTGATTAAGCAGAAATATGGACAGGATGCCACCAATGTAGGGGATGAGGGTGGCTTTGCTCCTAATATCCTGGAGAATAAAGAAG ctctggacctGCTCAAGTCTGCTATTAGTAAGGCTGGCTACGCTGATAAGGTCGTAATTGGTATGGATGTCGCTGCCTCAGAATTCTTCCGATCTGGGAAATATGACTTGGACTTCAAGTCTCCTGATGATCCCAGCAGATACATCTCCCCTTCTGAGCTTGGGGACCTCTACAAGAGCTTCGTCAAGGACTATCCCG tgGTGTCTATTGAAGATCCCTTTGACCAGGATGATTGGGGAGCTTGGAAGGATTTCACTGCTACTGCAGGCATCCAGGTGGTAGGGGATGATCTCACAGTGACCAATCCCAAGCGCATTGAAAAGGCTGTGAACGAGAAAGCCTGCAACTGCCTCCTCCTCAAAGTGAACCAGATTGGCTCCGTGACTGAATCTCTCCAGGC GTGCAAGCTGGCCCAGTCCAATGGCTGGGGAGTGATGGTTTCTCATCGTTCTGGGGAGACTGAAGATACCTTCATTGCAGACCTGGTGGTGGGCCTCTGCACTGGGCAG ATCAAGACCGGTGCCCCCTGCCGATCTGAGCGTCTGGCCAAGTATAACCAGCTTCTCAG AATTGAGGAAGAGCTGGGCAGCAAGGCTAAAtttgctggaaggaacttcagaaaccCTCAGGCCAAGTAA
- the LOC118835866 gene encoding alpha-enolase-like isoform X2, which produces MSILKIQAREIFDSRGNPTVEVDLYTEKGLFRAAVPSGASTGIHEALELRDNDKTRYMGKGVSRPVKYVNEFLATALSTQKVNVVEQEKIDKLMIEMDGTENKSKFGANAILGVSLAVCKAGAAEKGVSLYRHIADLAGNAEVILPVPAFNVINGGSHAGNKLAMQEFMILPVGAANFKEAMRIGAEVYHNLKSVIKQKYGQDATNVGDEGGFAPNILENKEALDLLKSAISKAGYADKVVIGMDVAASEFFRSGKYDLDFKSPDDPSRYISPSELGDLYKSFVKDYPVVSIEDPFDQDDWGAWKDFTATAGIQVVGDDLTVTNPKRIEKAVNEKACNCLLLKVNQIGSVTESLQACKLAQSNGWGVMVSHRSGETEDTFIADLVVGLCTGQIKTGAPCRSERLAKYNQLLRIEEELGSKAKFAGRNFRNPQAK; this is translated from the exons atgtctattTTGAAGATCCAAGCAAGAGAGATCTTCGACTCTCGTGGAAACCCCACTGTTGAAGTTGATCTCTACACTGAAAAAG GTCTCTTCCGAGCTGCTGTGCCCAGTGGGGCTTCTACCGGTATCCATGAGGCCCTGGAGCTCCGAGACAATGATAAGACCCGCTACATGGGGAAGG GTGTCTCCAGACCGGTTAAATATGTTAATGAGTTCCTGGCAACAGCCTTATCTACCCAG AAAGTGAATGTTGTGGAGCAGGAGAAGATCGACAAATTGATGATAGAGATGGACGGCACTGAAAATAAAT CTAAATTTGGTGCAAATGCTATATTGGGAGTGTCTCTGGCTGTTTGTAAGGCCGGAGCTGCTGAGAAGGGTGTCTCCCTGTACCGCCATATTGCTGACCTTGCAGGCAATGCTGAAGTCATCCTTCCAGTTCCA GCCTTCAACGTGATCAACGGTGGCTCCCATGCTGGTAACAAGCTGGCCATGCAGGAGTTCATGATCCTCCCTGTTGGAGCGGCAAACTTTAAGGAGGCCATGCGCATTGGAGCTGAGGTCTACCACAACCTGAAGAGTGTGATTAAGCAGAAATATGGACAGGATGCCACCAATGTAGGGGATGAGGGTGGCTTTGCTCCTAATATCCTGGAGAATAAAGAAG ctctggacctGCTCAAGTCTGCTATTAGTAAGGCTGGCTACGCTGATAAGGTCGTAATTGGTATGGATGTCGCTGCCTCAGAATTCTTCCGATCTGGGAAATATGACTTGGACTTCAAGTCTCCTGATGATCCCAGCAGATACATCTCCCCTTCTGAGCTTGGGGACCTCTACAAGAGCTTCGTCAAGGACTATCCCG tgGTGTCTATTGAAGATCCCTTTGACCAGGATGATTGGGGAGCTTGGAAGGATTTCACTGCTACTGCAGGCATCCAGGTGGTAGGGGATGATCTCACAGTGACCAATCCCAAGCGCATTGAAAAGGCTGTGAACGAGAAAGCCTGCAACTGCCTCCTCCTCAAAGTGAACCAGATTGGCTCCGTGACTGAATCTCTCCAGGC GTGCAAGCTGGCCCAGTCCAATGGCTGGGGAGTGATGGTTTCTCATCGTTCTGGGGAGACTGAAGATACCTTCATTGCAGACCTGGTGGTGGGCCTCTGCACTGGGCAG ATCAAGACCGGTGCCCCCTGCCGATCTGAGCGTCTGGCCAAGTATAACCAGCTTCTCAG AATTGAGGAAGAGCTGGGCAGCAAGGCTAAAtttgctggaaggaacttcagaaaccCTCAGGCCAAGTAA